The following coding sequences are from one Candidatus Delongbacteria bacterium window:
- a CDS encoding DUF1904 family protein, translating to MPHITFKGISVEDVRELSTKLIDDMSYFLETPRDYFTLEVIENTFIYDGKIGLNKYPIIYVEWFDRGQDAKDNCARIITTLVKRQIEKSTIHHQTNISDENCISVIFKSLQKDSYYDNGEHY from the coding sequence ATGCCACATATTACGTTCAAAGGAATTAGTGTTGAAGATGTAAGAGAATTAAGTACAAAGCTTATCGATGACATGTCTTATTTTTTAGAAACACCTAGAGATTATTTCACCCTAGAAGTTATAGAAAATACTTTTATCTATGACGGAAAGATTGGTTTAAACAAATATCCAATAATCTATGTAGAGTGGTTTGATAGAGGGCAGGATGCAAAAGATAATTGTGCTAGAATTATCACGACTTTAGTTAAAAGGCAAATTGAAAAATCAACCATTCATCATCAGACAAATATTTCTGATGAAAATTGTATAAGCGTAATATTTAAATCGCTTCAAAAGGATTCTTATTATGATAATGGAGAACATTATTGA
- the gdhA gene encoding NADP-specific glutamate dehydrogenase, whose translation MYNLDKFMAELERKNPGQDEFLQASKEVIETIIDYVNENPKYVQAKILERITEPDRTFMFRVEWEDDNHEVQVNRGYRVQFNNAIGPYKGGLRFHPSVTLSTLKFLGFEQIFKNSLTTLPMGGGKGGSDFNPKGKSDAEVLRFCKAFMTELARHIGPETDVPAGDIGVGGREIGFMYGQYKRLRRENTGVLTGKGLNWGGSLIRPEATGFGNVYYANEMLKHNKNTTFEGKTVAISGFGNVSWGAVTKATELGAKVVTISGPDGYIYDEAGINTPEKIDFMLKLRASNNDVVAPYAEKFPTAKFFAGKRPWEQKVDIALPCAIQNELNGDDARKLVENGVTCVCEGANMPCTPEAVEIFQHAKVLFGPGKAANAGGVATSGLEMSQNSMKLSWTRDEVDAKLQQIMKNIHAAGVKYGTQADGYVNYVKGSNIAGFIKVADAMLDLGY comes from the coding sequence ATGTACAATCTGGACAAATTCATGGCAGAACTTGAAAGAAAAAATCCAGGTCAAGATGAGTTCCTTCAAGCATCAAAAGAAGTAATCGAAACTATTATCGACTACGTTAATGAAAACCCTAAATATGTTCAAGCAAAAATTCTTGAAAGAATTACTGAACCAGACAGAACTTTCATGTTCAGAGTTGAATGGGAAGATGATAATCACGAAGTACAGGTTAACAGAGGTTACAGAGTTCAGTTTAACAATGCAATCGGACCTTACAAAGGTGGTTTAAGATTCCATCCAAGTGTTACTCTATCTACTCTTAAATTCCTAGGTTTTGAGCAAATCTTCAAAAACTCTCTTACTACTCTTCCTATGGGCGGTGGTAAAGGTGGTTCTGATTTCAATCCTAAAGGAAAATCTGACGCTGAAGTTTTAAGATTCTGTAAAGCTTTCATGACAGAACTTGCAAGACACATTGGTCCAGAAACTGATGTTCCAGCTGGTGATATTGGTGTTGGTGGAAGAGAAATCGGTTTCATGTACGGACAGTACAAAAGATTAAGAAGAGAAAATACTGGCGTTCTTACTGGTAAAGGTCTTAACTGGGGTGGATCTCTTATTAGACCTGAAGCTACTGGTTTTGGTAATGTTTATTACGCTAATGAAATGTTAAAACACAACAAAAATACTACATTCGAAGGCAAAACTGTAGCTATTTCTGGTTTCGGTAACGTATCTTGGGGTGCTGTAACTAAGGCTACTGAATTAGGTGCTAAAGTTGTTACTATTTCTGGTCCAGATGGATATATCTATGACGAAGCTGGTATCAATACACCTGAAAAAATTGATTTTATGCTTAAACTAAGAGCTTCTAACAATGACGTAGTTGCTCCATACGCAGAAAAATTCCCTACAGCTAAATTCTTTGCTGGTAAAAGACCTTGGGAGCAAAAAGTTGATATCGCTCTTCCATGTGCTATTCAAAACGAACTTAATGGTGATGACGCAAGAAAACTTGTTGAAAATGGTGTAACTTGTGTTTGTGAAGGTGCTAATATGCCTTGTACTCCAGAAGCTGTTGAAATATTCCAACACGCAAAAGTTCTTTTCGGACCTGGTAAAGCTGCTAACGCTGGTGGTGTTGCAACATCTGGTCTTGAAATGTCTCAAAACTCAATGAAACTATCTTGGACAAGAGATGAAGTTGATGCTAAACTTCAGCAAATCATGAAAAACATCCACGCTGCTGGTGTTAAATATGGTACTCAAGCTGATGGTTACGTTAACTACGTTAAAGGTTCTAATATCGCTGGTTTCATTAAAGTTGCCGATGCTATGTTGGATCTTGGTTACTAG
- a CDS encoding NAD(P)/FAD-dependent oxidoreductase — MENYDIAVIGCGPAGFAAAMRGIDYGKKVCLIEAGEIGGAGLMHGALTSKTMWELSKDYNTASRIDRGYRSSGLVVDFNEVKKKVINAAKIKQHQILSQIETFAKEKHKKGSVTLIRGRAKILDSNTIDITGAEVKSIKCNNIVIATGSRPRPLTGYAVDQKKILDSDSVLNLTKFPEKMLIIGSGIIGCEYATIFSNFKQTEVHLLDRSHRVIPYEDDDVSSFVSENLEDNGVIVHHTANLRDIRDKGEYLEVVLDYEDGHSQVLEVDVALIAVGRMPNVEGLGLENLGIDVDNRGFLNINDVCMLTNQKSCNIFAAGDITGNSALVSVAELEGRYAVQAIFDDNPTPIDYSNMSTIMFFRPAVAAVGMNEKMLKRHKIPYKAAFYHNNLVNRAIAMNNTTGFVKIMISDDGNDKILGMRAAGPQASAFIVSVAHLINQGNSLNEIMKTKYPHPSITEGFQDCMRLFKGTSIFKPEAFPEYIKLTSWRPENS, encoded by the coding sequence ATGGAAAATTATGATATTGCAGTAATAGGTTGCGGACCTGCTGGATTTGCAGCAGCTATGCGAGGAATTGATTATGGAAAAAAAGTTTGTTTAATTGAGGCTGGTGAAATCGGTGGTGCAGGTTTAATGCATGGAGCTCTAACTTCAAAGACGATGTGGGAGTTATCAAAAGATTATAATACAGCTTCAAGAATAGATAGAGGATATAGGTCATCTGGATTAGTAGTGGATTTCAATGAAGTGAAAAAAAAAGTAATAAACGCAGCAAAAATTAAACAACACCAGATATTATCTCAAATAGAGACTTTTGCAAAAGAAAAACATAAAAAGGGTTCTGTCACTCTAATAAGGGGAAGAGCTAAAATTTTGGACAGTAACACAATTGATATTACTGGTGCCGAAGTAAAAAGTATAAAATGTAATAATATAGTTATAGCAACTGGTTCTAGACCTAGACCTCTAACAGGCTATGCAGTTGACCAGAAAAAAATACTTGATTCTGATAGTGTTTTGAATCTAACCAAATTTCCAGAAAAAATGCTAATTATAGGATCAGGCATTATCGGTTGTGAGTATGCTACAATCTTTTCAAACTTCAAACAAACAGAAGTACACCTTTTGGACAGATCTCACAGAGTTATACCCTATGAAGATGATGATGTAAGTAGTTTTGTATCAGAAAATCTGGAAGACAATGGAGTAATTGTTCATCATACGGCAAATTTAAGAGATATACGTGATAAAGGAGAGTATCTTGAAGTTGTTTTGGATTATGAAGATGGACATAGTCAAGTTCTAGAAGTAGATGTTGCTCTCATTGCTGTGGGTAGAATGCCAAATGTTGAAGGGTTAGGTTTAGAAAATTTGGGTATTGATGTGGATAACAGAGGATTTTTAAACATTAATGATGTTTGTATGCTGACCAATCAAAAGAGTTGTAATATTTTTGCCGCTGGTGATATTACTGGAAATAGTGCTCTTGTAAGTGTTGCTGAATTGGAAGGAAGATACGCGGTTCAGGCTATTTTTGATGATAACCCCACACCTATTGATTATTCCAATATGTCAACAATTATGTTTTTTAGACCAGCAGTAGCAGCTGTTGGAATGAATGAGAAGATGTTGAAGAGGCATAAAATTCCTTATAAAGCAGCCTTTTATCACAACAATCTCGTCAATAGAGCAATAGCAATGAATAATACAACTGGATTTGTCAAAATCATGATATCTGATGATGGGAATGATAAAATTTTAGGAATGAGAGCAGCTGGTCCACAGGCCTCTGCATTTATAGTTTCTGTTGCTCATCTTATCAATCAGGGGAATAGTTTAAATGAGATCATGAAAACAAAATATCCGCACCCAAGTATTACTGAAGGTTTTCAAGATTGTATGAGACTTTTTAAAGGAACTTCAATATTTAAGCCCGAAGCATTTCCTGAATATATAAAATTAACTAGTTGGAGACCTGAAAACAGTTGA